One part of the Streptomyces lydicus genome encodes these proteins:
- a CDS encoding dihydrolipoamide acetyltransferase family protein: MTASTANAQRFREFKMPDVGEGLTEAEILKWYVQPGDTVTDGQVVCEVETAKAAVELPIPYTGVVHELRFGEGVTVDVGTAIIAVDTDPGAGPAEAPAAAEAPQEAAAEEEAEPQGRQAVLVGYGAAPSSTKRRARKPQPGVPAQPEPAKAALQAELNGRTAPAAPAAPVAPAVQPAPAAPAGSAVPAVGRPLAKPPVRKLAKDLGIDLATILPTGPDGIITREDVHAAATSAAPAEVPGPVAVAAAESGTVDTTARERRVPVKGVRKATAQAMVASAFTAPHVTEFITVDVTRTMKLVQELKQDPDMAGLRVNPLLLVAKAFLVALKRHPEANAAWDEANQEIVHKDYVNLGIAAATPRGLIVPNIKDAGVKTLPQLAAELGDLVATAREGKTSPAAMAGGTVTITNVGVFGVDTGTPILNPGESAILAFGAVKLQPWVHKGAVKARQVTTLALSFDHRLIDGELGSKLLADVAAILERPKRLITWG; encoded by the coding sequence ATGACTGCAAGTACCGCCAACGCTCAGCGCTTCCGCGAGTTCAAGATGCCCGACGTGGGCGAGGGGCTGACCGAGGCCGAGATCCTCAAGTGGTACGTCCAGCCGGGCGACACCGTCACCGACGGCCAGGTCGTCTGTGAGGTCGAGACCGCCAAGGCCGCCGTCGAGCTGCCCATCCCCTACACCGGGGTGGTGCACGAGCTGCGCTTCGGCGAGGGCGTCACCGTCGATGTCGGCACCGCCATCATCGCCGTCGACACCGACCCCGGTGCCGGTCCCGCCGAGGCCCCGGCCGCCGCGGAGGCCCCGCAGGAGGCCGCCGCCGAGGAGGAGGCCGAGCCGCAGGGCCGGCAGGCGGTGCTGGTCGGCTACGGCGCCGCGCCGTCCTCGACCAAGCGCCGGGCCCGCAAGCCGCAGCCGGGCGTACCGGCGCAGCCGGAGCCGGCGAAGGCCGCGCTCCAGGCCGAGCTGAACGGGCGGACCGCTCCGGCGGCGCCCGCCGCGCCCGTCGCCCCTGCGGTGCAGCCCGCGCCGGCTGCTCCGGCCGGGAGTGCCGTACCCGCCGTGGGCCGGCCGCTGGCCAAGCCGCCGGTGCGCAAGCTCGCCAAGGACCTCGGCATCGACCTGGCGACGATCCTCCCGACCGGTCCGGACGGGATCATCACCCGCGAGGACGTGCACGCCGCCGCCACGTCGGCAGCACCGGCCGAGGTGCCCGGGCCCGTCGCGGTCGCCGCGGCCGAGTCCGGCACCGTCGACACCACCGCACGCGAGAGGCGGGTGCCGGTGAAGGGCGTACGCAAGGCCACCGCCCAGGCGATGGTCGCCAGCGCCTTCACGGCTCCGCACGTCACGGAGTTCATCACCGTCGACGTGACCCGGACGATGAAGCTCGTCCAGGAGCTGAAGCAGGACCCGGACATGGCGGGGCTGCGGGTCAACCCGCTGCTGCTCGTCGCCAAGGCGTTCCTGGTCGCCCTCAAGCGTCACCCCGAGGCCAACGCGGCCTGGGACGAGGCGAATCAGGAGATCGTCCACAAGGACTACGTCAATCTCGGCATCGCGGCGGCCACCCCGCGCGGGCTGATCGTCCCGAACATCAAGGACGCCGGGGTCAAGACGCTTCCGCAACTCGCCGCCGAGCTGGGCGACCTGGTCGCCACGGCCCGTGAGGGCAAGACGTCCCCGGCGGCGATGGCCGGCGGCACGGTCACCATCACCAATGTCGGTGTCTTCGGTGTCGACACCGGTACGCCGATCCTCAACCCGGGGGAGTCGGCGATCCTCGCCTTCGGCGCGGTCAAGCTCCAGCCGTGGGTGCACAAGGGCGCGGTGAAGGCCCGTCAGGTCACCACCCTGGCGCTGTCCTTCGACCACCGTCTGATCGACGGCGAACTGGGCTCCAAGCTGCTCGCGGATGTGGCGGCGATCCTGGAGCGCCCGAAGCGGCTCATCACCTGGGGCTGA
- a CDS encoding GntR family transcriptional regulator encodes MPSASPPTAPAREPSAKQPPAAERVYTHIKDAVLDRRYEGGMLLTEGELADAVGVSRTPVREALLRLEVEGLIKLYPKKGALVLPVSAQEIADVVETRLLVEKHAAAKAAPANEALIGELTELLETMRAQADSGDLAAVSVADRAFHAAIVRSAGNQILDRLYEQLRDRQLRMGVAVMHAHPDRIAKNITEHAEILEALRAGDADAATDAVHRHVSWVRNLAQGEVR; translated from the coding sequence ATGCCTTCCGCGTCGCCGCCCACCGCCCCTGCCCGAGAGCCCTCCGCCAAGCAGCCGCCCGCTGCCGAACGCGTCTACACGCACATCAAGGACGCCGTCCTGGACCGCCGTTACGAGGGCGGAATGCTCCTCACGGAGGGCGAGCTGGCCGACGCCGTGGGGGTGTCCCGGACGCCGGTGCGCGAGGCGCTGCTGCGGCTGGAGGTGGAGGGACTGATCAAGCTCTACCCGAAGAAGGGCGCGCTGGTGCTGCCGGTCTCCGCGCAGGAGATCGCCGATGTCGTCGAGACCCGGCTGCTGGTGGAGAAGCACGCCGCGGCCAAGGCGGCGCCCGCGAACGAGGCGCTGATCGGCGAGCTGACCGAGCTGCTGGAGACCATGCGGGCGCAGGCCGACTCCGGTGACCTGGCCGCCGTCTCCGTCGCCGACCGCGCCTTCCATGCCGCGATCGTGCGCAGCGCCGGCAACCAGATCCTGGACCGCCTCTACGAGCAGTTGCGCGACCGCCAGCTGCGGATGGGTGTCGCGGTGATGCACGCCCACCCGGACCGGATCGCCAAGAACATCACCGAGCACGCCGAGATCCTCGAAGCCCTGCGGGCCGGTGACGCGGACGCCGCGACCGACGCCGTGCACCGGCACGTCAGCTGGGTCCGGAACCTCGCGCAGGGAGAGGTGCGATGA
- a CDS encoding phosphotransferase, translated as MLRSSVVRTAATPDRDTLGSLLRHYTGAGAPLSCEPVAEGLLNHGYFLATTRGRYFLKHHLDGDHAALTRQHRATRRLAALGLPVAPPVADADGRTVTVLDGRCYALHPWVEGRHLGGAALSGGQSRRLGALLGLVHTALEQVMADEPHPARPPCTDTGADPERTFETIDELLALARGARPRTSFDELAEHRLLERRALLERQAHRRPAPGAEPATGWVHGDFHPLNVLYRGTEPTAIVDWDRLGVQPRAEEAVRAAAIFFVRPCGTLDLAKVAAYAGAYRSACGAGADELAAAVHRVWWERLNDFWMLTWRYQLGDRRTDPQFPAAAALAVWWTREYHAVQDAFTR; from the coding sequence GTGCTGCGCTCATCTGTAGTCCGGACGGCTGCGACGCCCGACAGAGACACCCTGGGATCCCTGCTCCGCCACTACACCGGCGCCGGCGCGCCGCTGTCCTGCGAGCCGGTCGCCGAGGGCCTGCTCAACCACGGCTACTTCCTCGCCACCACCCGCGGCCGCTACTTCCTCAAGCACCACCTCGACGGCGACCACGCCGCCCTCACCCGCCAGCACCGTGCCACCCGGCGGCTCGCCGCCCTCGGACTGCCGGTCGCCCCGCCCGTCGCCGACGCCGACGGCCGCACCGTCACCGTCCTCGACGGCCGCTGCTACGCCCTGCACCCCTGGGTCGAGGGCCGCCATCTCGGCGGTGCCGCGCTCTCCGGCGGCCAGTCCCGTCGGCTCGGCGCCCTGCTCGGGCTCGTCCACACCGCGCTGGAGCAGGTCATGGCGGACGAACCGCACCCCGCCCGGCCGCCCTGCACGGACACCGGCGCCGACCCCGAGCGCACCTTCGAGACGATCGACGAGCTGCTCGCCCTGGCCCGCGGCGCCCGGCCGCGCACCAGCTTCGACGAACTCGCCGAGCACCGTCTGCTGGAGCGCCGGGCCCTCCTGGAGCGGCAGGCGCACCGCCGGCCGGCTCCCGGCGCGGAACCCGCCACCGGCTGGGTGCACGGCGACTTCCACCCGCTCAACGTGCTCTACCGCGGCACGGAGCCGACCGCGATCGTCGACTGGGACCGGCTGGGCGTCCAACCGCGCGCGGAGGAGGCGGTCCGCGCCGCCGCGATCTTCTTCGTACGCCCCTGCGGCACGCTGGACCTGGCCAAGGTGGCGGCGTACGCGGGCGCCTACCGCAGCGCCTGCGGGGCCGGCGCCGACGAACTGGCCGCGGCCGTCCACCGGGTCTGGTGGGAGCGGCTCAACGACTTCTGGATGCTCACCTGGCGCTACCAGCTCGGCGACCGCCGCACCGATCCGCAATTCCCGGCGGCGGCCGCCCTGGCCGTGTGGTGGACCCGCGAGTACCACGCCGTGCAGGACGCGTTCACCCGCTGA
- a CDS encoding MFS transporter — MAVWGIGVAVYFVAITYRTSLGVAGLDAAERFHINASALSTFSILQLLVYAGMQIPVGLLVDRLGAKKVLTIGVVLYTAGQFGFALAASYPMALGSRALLGCGDAMTFISVLRLGSRWFPARRGPLIAQIAALVGMAGNLISTLVLARFLHTFGWTPTFATSAVGGIVVLVVLLLFLKDHPEGFEPPPAPAAHSGAGFVRRQIADAWREPGTRLGMWVHFTTQFPAMVFLLLWGLPFLVEAQGLSRGTAGELLTLVVLSNMAVGLVYGQVIARHHAARTPLALGTVGATALMWAIVLSWPSVHAPMGLLVALCAVLGACGPASMIGFDFARPANPPERQGTASGIVNMGGFTASMTTLLAVGVLLDATGHNYRIALASIFVLEAVGVSQILRLRRSAARRESERLVVSRVEAVHVPA; from the coding sequence ATGGCGGTCTGGGGCATCGGCGTCGCGGTCTACTTCGTCGCGATCACCTACCGTACGAGCCTCGGCGTGGCCGGACTGGACGCCGCCGAGCGCTTCCACATCAATGCCTCGGCACTGTCCACGTTCTCCATCCTTCAGCTGCTCGTGTACGCGGGGATGCAGATACCCGTCGGCCTCTTGGTCGACCGGCTCGGCGCCAAGAAGGTGCTGACCATCGGCGTGGTGCTCTACACCGCAGGCCAGTTCGGCTTCGCGCTCGCCGCGTCCTACCCGATGGCGCTCGGCTCCCGTGCGCTGCTCGGCTGCGGTGACGCGATGACCTTCATCAGCGTGCTGCGGCTGGGCTCCCGCTGGTTCCCGGCCCGCCGCGGCCCGCTGATCGCACAGATCGCGGCCCTGGTCGGCATGGCGGGCAACCTGATCTCCACGCTCGTCCTCGCCCGCTTCCTGCACACCTTCGGCTGGACCCCGACCTTCGCCACCAGTGCCGTCGGCGGCATCGTCGTGCTGGTCGTGCTGCTGCTCTTCCTCAAGGACCACCCCGAGGGGTTCGAGCCGCCGCCCGCGCCCGCCGCGCACAGCGGCGCCGGCTTCGTACGGCGGCAAATCGCGGACGCCTGGCGGGAGCCCGGAACCCGGCTGGGCATGTGGGTGCACTTCACCACCCAGTTCCCGGCGATGGTGTTCCTGCTGCTGTGGGGCCTGCCGTTCCTCGTCGAGGCGCAGGGACTGTCCCGCGGCACCGCGGGCGAACTGCTCACGCTCGTGGTGCTCTCCAACATGGCGGTGGGGCTGGTCTACGGCCAGGTCATCGCCCGCCACCACGCCGCCCGTACGCCGCTGGCCCTCGGCACCGTCGGCGCCACCGCGCTGATGTGGGCGATCGTGCTGTCCTGGCCGTCCGTGCACGCGCCCATGGGGCTGCTCGTCGCGCTGTGCGCCGTGCTCGGTGCCTGCGGTCCGGCCTCGATGATCGGCTTCGACTTCGCCCGGCCCGCCAACCCGCCCGAGCGCCAGGGCACCGCCTCCGGCATCGTCAACATGGGCGGCTTCACCGCGTCGATGACGACCCTGCTGGCGGTCGGCGTGCTGCTGGACGCCACCGGCCACAACTACCGGATCGCGCTCGCCTCGATCTTCGTCCTGGAGGCGGTCGGGGTGTCGCAGATCCTGCGACTGCGCCGCAGCGCGGCGCGACGGGAGAGCGAACGGCTGGTCGTCAGCCGGGTGGAGGCCGTGCACGTCCCGGCGTGA
- a CDS encoding LURP-one-related/scramblase family protein, producing MQPTLAGAPPRSRKYLVRDRIFGIGDDYWIEDEHGHHAFLVDGKALRLRETFELKDPERRVLITIRKKMLALRDTMTIERDDRPLATIKRKRLSLLRNHYRVELVDGTELDVSGKILDREFAVEYEGELLAEISRRWLTVRDTYAVNVVREDADPPLLIAIAVGVIRLAERERGED from the coding sequence ATGCAGCCAACCCTGGCGGGGGCTCCCCCGCGCTCCCGCAAGTACCTCGTACGCGACCGGATCTTCGGTATCGGCGACGACTACTGGATCGAGGACGAGCACGGCCACCACGCGTTCCTCGTCGACGGGAAGGCACTGCGGCTCCGGGAGACCTTCGAGCTGAAGGACCCCGAACGCCGGGTGCTGATCACCATCCGCAAGAAGATGCTGGCCCTGCGCGACACGATGACGATCGAGCGGGACGACCGGCCGCTGGCCACGATCAAGCGCAAGCGGCTCTCGCTGCTGCGCAACCACTACCGCGTCGAGCTGGTGGACGGCACCGAACTGGACGTCAGCGGAAAGATCCTGGACCGCGAGTTCGCGGTCGAGTACGAGGGCGAACTGCTCGCGGAGATCTCCCGCCGCTGGCTGACCGTCCGCGACACCTATGCGGTCAATGTCGTACGCGAGGACGCGGATCCGCCGCTGCTCATCGCCATCGCGGTGGGTGTGATCCGGCTGGCGGAGCGGGAGCGCGGCGAGGACTGA
- the pdhA gene encoding pyruvate dehydrogenase (acetyl-transferring) E1 component subunit alpha, with protein sequence MTVEGTAQRKNARGSSKRTTAKKATPAKKASPAKTGTAGRAEQAEQDQLVQLLTPEGKRVEHPDYSIDLSPEELRGLYRDMVLTRQFDAEATTLQRQGELGLWASLLGQEAAQIGSGRALRDDDYVFPTYREHGVAWCRGVDPTNLLGMFRGVNHGGWDPNSNNFHLYTIVIGSQTLHATGYAMGVQKDGADSAVIAYFGDGASSQGDVAESFTFSAVYNAPVVFFCQNNQWAISEPTEKQTRVPLYQRARGFGFPGVRVDGNDVLACLAVTKAALERARTGQGPMLIEAFTYRMGAHTTSDDPTRYRADEERAAWEAKDPIQRLRVYLQSEGLVDEEFLASIEEESVALGKRVREAVRAMPDPDHMAIFENVYADGHALVDEERAQFAAYQASFADADAIAEGN encoded by the coding sequence GTGACCGTGGAAGGCACTGCGCAGCGGAAAAACGCCCGCGGCAGCAGCAAGCGCACCACCGCCAAAAAGGCGACGCCGGCGAAGAAGGCGTCCCCGGCCAAGACCGGCACCGCCGGCCGGGCCGAGCAGGCGGAGCAGGATCAGCTCGTACAACTGCTGACCCCGGAAGGGAAGCGGGTCGAGCACCCGGATTACTCGATCGACCTTTCTCCCGAAGAGCTGCGCGGCCTCTACCGCGACATGGTGCTGACGCGGCAGTTCGACGCCGAGGCGACCACCCTCCAGCGCCAGGGCGAACTGGGCCTGTGGGCCTCGCTGCTGGGCCAGGAGGCGGCCCAGATCGGCTCCGGCCGCGCGCTGCGCGACGACGACTACGTCTTCCCGACCTACCGCGAGCACGGTGTGGCGTGGTGCCGCGGTGTCGACCCGACGAATCTGCTGGGCATGTTCCGCGGTGTCAATCACGGCGGCTGGGACCCCAACAGCAACAACTTCCACCTGTACACGATCGTGATCGGTTCGCAGACGCTGCACGCGACCGGCTATGCGATGGGTGTGCAGAAGGACGGCGCGGATTCCGCGGTCATCGCGTATTTCGGTGACGGCGCTTCCAGCCAGGGAGACGTCGCGGAATCCTTCACCTTCTCCGCGGTCTACAACGCCCCGGTCGTGTTCTTCTGCCAGAACAACCAGTGGGCGATTTCCGAGCCCACCGAGAAGCAGACCCGGGTGCCGCTCTACCAGCGCGCCCGTGGCTTCGGATTCCCCGGCGTACGGGTCGACGGCAATGACGTACTGGCCTGTCTGGCAGTGACCAAGGCGGCGCTGGAGCGGGCCCGGACCGGCCAGGGACCGATGCTCATCGAGGCGTTCACCTACCGGATGGGCGCGCACACCACCTCCGACGACCCGACGCGCTACCGGGCCGACGAGGAGCGGGCGGCCTGGGAGGCCAAGGACCCGATCCAGCGGCTGCGGGTGTACCTGCAGAGCGAGGGCCTGGTCGACGAGGAGTTCCTCGCGTCGATCGAGGAGGAGAGCGTGGCCCTGGGCAAGCGGGTCCGCGAGGCCGTCCGCGCCATGCCCGACCCGGACCACATGGCGATCTTCGAGAATGTCTATGCCGACGGGCACGCGCTCGTCGATGAGGAGCGCGCGCAGTTCGCCGCGTACCAGGCGTCGTTCGCCGATGCCGATGCCATCGCGGAGGGGAACTGA
- a CDS encoding GNAT family N-acetyltransferase, with amino-acid sequence MSNDMIIRRYRAADQDIVGDLWSRAARQAHPFLVGEGEGERARILREVYLVRAENWVAERGGTVIGLLGVLPAGQAQSAGEGPGAEVGGLFVAPEAQGAGVGRQLVEHAAALHGALTLEVFEANARARRFYERLGFSERGRRTDEETGHPLIALERAAPLKSVSWLHLREGRLLSVRTRGNDTFYLPGGKYEPGETAREALSRELAEELGLAVPAEELREAFVIHDVAHGKGGRRLHMTCFTGGPQDIAPAPGREIAEYAWFGRREAHERCAPAHRQVVSRLIAQGLMQG; translated from the coding sequence ATGAGCAACGACATGATCATCCGGCGTTACCGGGCCGCCGACCAGGACATTGTCGGCGACCTGTGGTCCCGGGCCGCGCGGCAGGCCCATCCGTTCCTCGTGGGCGAGGGAGAGGGGGAGCGCGCCCGTATCCTCCGCGAGGTGTATCTCGTCCGGGCCGAGAACTGGGTCGCGGAGCGCGGCGGCACCGTCATCGGTCTGCTCGGGGTCCTGCCGGCCGGGCAGGCGCAGAGCGCGGGCGAAGGGCCCGGTGCCGAGGTCGGCGGGCTGTTCGTCGCGCCGGAGGCCCAAGGTGCCGGCGTCGGGCGGCAGTTGGTCGAGCATGCGGCGGCGCTGCACGGCGCGCTGACCCTGGAGGTCTTCGAGGCGAACGCCCGGGCCCGCCGCTTCTATGAGCGACTCGGCTTCAGTGAGCGGGGGCGGCGGACGGACGAGGAGACCGGCCATCCGCTGATCGCCCTGGAGCGCGCCGCGCCGCTGAAGTCGGTGAGCTGGCTGCATCTGCGCGAGGGGCGGCTGCTGAGCGTACGGACCCGCGGGAACGACACGTTCTACCTTCCGGGCGGCAAGTACGAGCCCGGCGAGACGGCGCGCGAGGCGCTCTCCCGCGAGCTGGCCGAGGAACTCGGCCTGGCGGTGCCCGCCGAGGAGCTGCGGGAGGCATTCGTCATCCATGACGTCGCGCACGGCAAGGGCGGACGGCGACTGCACATGACCTGCTTCACCGGCGGGCCGCAGGACATCGCCCCGGCCCCGGGCCGGGAGATCGCCGAGTACGCCTGGTTCGGCCGACGGGAGGCGCACGAGCGCTGTGCTCCCGCCCATCGCCAGGTCGTGAGCCGGCTGATCGCCCAGGGCCTCATGCAGGGCTGA
- a CDS encoding alpha-ketoacid dehydrogenase subunit beta has protein sequence MAVHEKITIAKAINASLRASMEADPKVLVMGEDVGKLGGVFRVTDGLQKDFGEDRVIDTPLAESGIVGTAIGLALRGYRPVVEIQFDGFVFPAYDQIVTQLAKMHARALGKVKVPVVIRIPYAGGIGAVEHHSESPEALFAHVAGLKIVTPSNSSDAYWMLQQAIAGDDPVIYFEPKRRYHDKSRLDTESIPDPLHKARVVQNGSDLTLAAYGPMVKVCLDVAKVAAEEGKSVEVVDLRSLSPIDFDTVQSSVQKTGRLVVVHEAPVFFGAGAEIAARITERCFYQLEAPVLRVGGFHSPYPPSRLEDEYLPGLDRVLDAVDRALAY, from the coding sequence ATGGCCGTCCACGAGAAGATCACCATCGCCAAGGCGATCAACGCGTCGCTCCGTGCCTCCATGGAGGCCGACCCCAAGGTCCTCGTCATGGGCGAGGACGTCGGCAAGCTCGGCGGCGTCTTCCGCGTCACCGACGGTCTGCAGAAGGACTTCGGCGAGGACCGGGTGATCGACACCCCGCTCGCCGAGTCCGGCATCGTCGGCACCGCGATCGGCCTGGCGCTGCGCGGCTACCGCCCGGTCGTCGAGATCCAGTTCGACGGCTTCGTCTTCCCCGCCTACGACCAGATCGTCACCCAGCTCGCCAAGATGCACGCCCGTGCGCTGGGCAAGGTCAAGGTGCCGGTCGTCATCCGCATCCCGTACGCGGGCGGCATCGGCGCGGTCGAGCACCACTCCGAGTCGCCCGAGGCGCTCTTCGCGCACGTCGCGGGCCTCAAGATCGTCACTCCCTCGAACTCCTCCGACGCCTACTGGATGCTCCAGCAGGCCATCGCGGGCGACGACCCGGTCATCTACTTCGAGCCCAAGCGCCGCTACCACGACAAGTCCCGGCTGGACACCGAGTCGATCCCCGACCCGCTGCACAAGGCCCGGGTCGTCCAGAACGGCTCCGACCTCACGCTGGCCGCCTACGGCCCGATGGTGAAGGTGTGCCTGGACGTCGCCAAGGTCGCGGCCGAGGAGGGCAAGTCGGTCGAGGTCGTCGATCTGCGGTCGCTCTCCCCGATCGACTTCGACACCGTGCAGTCGTCGGTGCAGAAGACCGGCCGGCTGGTCGTCGTCCACGAGGCACCGGTCTTCTTCGGCGCCGGTGCGGAGATCGCCGCCCGTATCACCGAGCGGTGTTTCTACCAGCTGGAGGCGCCGGTCCTGCGGGTCGGCGGCTTCCACTCCCCGTACCCGCCCTCCCGCCTGGAGGACGAATATCTGCCGGGGCTGGACCGGGTGCTCGACGCCGTTGACCGTGCGTTGGCGTACTGA
- a CDS encoding pyridoxamine 5'-phosphate oxidase family protein — protein sequence MPTDTFRAIELLGRIPYGRVSASRRALPFTTVTRHLVLDDGRLMLRLHRGYDYHRALDGSVVAYEADNVNSGAADTWSVQFTGTARVAAPAAAERERFGATPRLADGEPFDPVFLRIEPEFVTLHWLTEVPAHHLAHSA from the coding sequence ATGCCCACCGACACCTTCCGTGCCATCGAGCTGCTCGGCCGCATCCCCTACGGGCGGGTCTCGGCCAGTCGGCGGGCGCTGCCCTTCACCACCGTCACCCGGCATCTCGTCCTCGACGACGGACGGCTGATGCTGCGGCTGCACCGCGGCTACGACTACCACCGGGCCCTGGACGGCAGTGTGGTCGCGTACGAGGCCGACAACGTCAACAGCGGCGCGGCCGACACCTGGTCCGTGCAGTTCACCGGCACCGCGCGGGTCGCCGCCCCGGCCGCCGCCGAGCGGGAGCGGTTCGGCGCCACACCCCGGCTGGCCGACGGGGAGCCCTTCGATCCGGTCTTCCTGCGCATCGAGCCGGAGTTCGTGACGCTGCACTGGCTCACCGAGGTACCGGCCCACCACCTTGCGCACTCTGCGTAA
- a CDS encoding maleylpyruvate isomerase family mycothiol-dependent enzyme yields MTVHPSLQSSIDAWTHSIEAITELVTPLVEGEWNKATCLPGWSVRDVVSHVIGLECEMLGDPRPIHTLPRDLYHVRSESARRMEVQVDVRRHHTAPEMLSELEYTVIRRSRQLRNESRQPDAVVRSPLGEDRSLEFVLQQRAFDVWAHEQDLRRALDKPGNLDSPGAQITRDLLVKVLPGVVAKRAQAPADSAVVFDVSGPLEFLRTVRIDAEGNATIDGSVSLGPTVTLALDWDTFHQLACGRVRPAAVADQIKIDGDRELADAILTNFAVTP; encoded by the coding sequence GTGACCGTCCATCCCAGCCTTCAGTCCTCCATCGATGCCTGGACGCACTCCATAGAAGCGATAACCGAGCTGGTCACTCCGCTCGTCGAGGGCGAGTGGAACAAGGCGACATGCCTCCCAGGATGGTCCGTTCGCGATGTGGTCTCCCATGTCATCGGCCTGGAATGCGAAATGCTGGGCGACCCACGGCCGATCCACACGCTGCCGCGCGACCTCTACCACGTACGCAGCGAATCGGCCCGCCGCATGGAGGTGCAGGTCGACGTCCGCCGGCACCACACCGCGCCCGAGATGCTCAGCGAGCTCGAATACACCGTCATCCGCCGCTCCCGGCAGCTGCGCAACGAGTCCCGTCAGCCGGACGCCGTGGTGCGCAGCCCGCTCGGCGAGGACCGTTCGCTGGAATTCGTGCTTCAGCAGCGGGCGTTCGACGTCTGGGCGCACGAGCAGGACCTGCGCCGCGCGCTCGACAAGCCCGGCAATCTGGACTCTCCCGGCGCGCAGATCACGCGGGATCTGCTGGTGAAGGTGCTGCCCGGCGTCGTCGCCAAGCGGGCCCAGGCCCCCGCTGATTCGGCGGTCGTCTTCGACGTCAGCGGACCGCTGGAGTTCCTGCGCACGGTCCGCATCGACGCCGAGGGCAACGCCACGATCGACGGCAGCGTCTCCCTCGGCCCGACCGTGACGCTCGCGCTGGACTGGGACACCTTCCACCAGCTGGCCTGCGGCCGGGTCCGCCCCGCGGCGGTCGCCGACCAGATCAAGATCGACGGCGACCGTGAGCTCGCCGACGCCATCCTCACCAACTTCGCGGTCACGCCGTAG
- a CDS encoding response regulator, whose translation MREDGKITVFLLDDHEVVRRGVHEMLAVEEDIEVVGEAGTAADALVRIPATRPDVAVLDVRLPDGSGVEVCREIRSQNEDIKCLMLTSFADDEALFDAIMAGASGYVLKAIRGNELLSAVRDVAAGKSLLDPVATARVLERLRDGNVSKKDDRLASLTDQERKILDLIGEGLTNRAIGERLHLAEKTIKNYVSSLLSKLGMERRSQAAAYVARLQAEKH comes from the coding sequence GTGCGCGAAGACGGAAAAATCACGGTATTCCTGCTCGATGACCATGAAGTCGTCCGCCGCGGCGTCCACGAAATGCTCGCGGTCGAGGAGGACATCGAGGTGGTCGGCGAGGCCGGCACCGCCGCAGATGCCCTGGTCAGGATCCCGGCGACGCGTCCCGACGTGGCAGTGCTCGACGTCCGGCTGCCCGACGGCAGCGGTGTCGAGGTCTGCCGTGAGATCCGTTCGCAGAACGAGGACATCAAATGCCTGATGCTCACCTCTTTCGCGGATGACGAGGCCCTCTTCGACGCGATCATGGCCGGCGCGTCGGGCTACGTCCTCAAGGCCATTCGGGGCAACGAGCTGCTCTCCGCGGTCCGCGACGTGGCCGCCGGGAAGTCGCTGCTCGACCCCGTCGCCACCGCGCGCGTCCTGGAACGGCTGCGCGACGGCAACGTCTCCAAGAAGGACGACCGGCTGGCGAGCCTCACCGACCAGGAGCGCAAGATCCTCGATCTGATCGGCGAGGGCCTGACCAATCGCGCGATCGGCGAGCGGCTGCACCTCGCGGAGAAAACGATCAAGAACTATGTCTCCAGCCTGCTGTCCAAGCTCGGCATGGAACGCCGCTCCCAGGCCGCCGCGTACGTCGCGCGACTGCAGGCCGAGAAGCACTGA